The Pseudomonas iranensis genome includes a window with the following:
- a CDS encoding DUF748 domain-containing protein encodes MKRRYSWPLWTLTGVVVLLVALHFALPYLVRDYLNDKLADMGDYRGQITDVDLALWRGAYKINGLKIVKVDGKVPVPFVDAPLIDLSVSWHSLWYDHAVVAQVQFLNPEINFVDGGPNKQNSQTGQGTDWREQLGKLLPITLDEVQINDGRITFRNFNSKPPVNMNASNVNASIYNLTNVVDKEGKRDARFEGKALLLGHAPLETTATFDPLSNFEDFEFRLRARDIELKRMNDFAAAYGKFDFNAGHGDVVIEAKAEKARLTGYIKPLLRDVDVFNWQQDVENKNKGLFRSIWEALVGGTETVLKNQNKNQFATRVELSGNVHQQNVNAFEAFLQILRNGFIQAFNARYERPKPDED; translated from the coding sequence ATCTGGTACGCGACTACCTCAATGACAAACTCGCGGACATGGGTGATTACCGTGGCCAGATCACCGATGTTGATCTCGCGCTGTGGCGTGGCGCCTATAAAATCAACGGCCTGAAGATCGTCAAGGTCGACGGCAAAGTACCGGTGCCGTTCGTCGATGCGCCGTTGATCGACCTGTCGGTAAGCTGGCATTCGCTGTGGTACGACCATGCCGTGGTCGCGCAGGTGCAATTCCTCAATCCCGAAATCAACTTCGTCGACGGTGGCCCCAACAAGCAGAACTCGCAGACCGGTCAGGGCACCGACTGGCGTGAGCAGTTGGGCAAGCTGCTGCCGATCACCCTCGATGAAGTGCAGATCAACGATGGCCGTATCACGTTCCGCAACTTCAATTCCAAGCCGCCGGTGAACATGAACGCCAGCAACGTCAACGCCAGCATCTATAACCTGACCAATGTGGTCGACAAGGAAGGCAAGCGCGACGCGCGCTTTGAAGGCAAGGCGTTGCTGCTGGGCCACGCGCCATTGGAAACCACCGCCACCTTCGATCCATTGAGCAACTTCGAAGACTTCGAATTCCGCCTGCGCGCCCGTGACATCGAGCTCAAACGCATGAACGACTTCGCCGCCGCCTACGGCAAATTCGACTTCAACGCCGGCCACGGCGATGTGGTTATCGAAGCCAAGGCAGAGAAAGCCCGACTCACCGGCTACATCAAACCCCTGCTGCGCGACGTCGACGTATTCAACTGGCAGCAAGACGTCGAAAACAAGAACAAAGGCCTGTTCCGCTCAATCTGGGAAGCACTGGTCGGCGGCACCGAGACCGTGCTGAAGAACCAGAACAAAAACCAGTTCGCCACCCGTGTTGAACTCAGCGGCAATGTTCACCAGCAGAACGTCAACGCCTTCGAAGCGTTTTTGCAGATTTTGCGCAATGGCTTCATCCAGGCATTCAATGCGCGGTACGAACGGCCGAAGCCGGATGAGGATTAA